The Phyllopteryx taeniolatus isolate TA_2022b chromosome 4, UOR_Ptae_1.2, whole genome shotgun sequence genome includes the window cacggtacaccaacaaacaaaaatgtcacaaaaagtagatacacagtaattactgtatgtacttccagccatctaacagaagagcatttatttgttctgtcggtcactggcataaatagtggaacaaagatacattatttcttgtaaatgaataatttttttgagcagttaagtaaaatttgataatttcaccggtatatgatagcaatataaggtatgaTACCATCTTCGGCAAAGCGGTACTTGGAAACTCAGGcaagctgtatttttatttttttcccctgaaagtatcattttggaggtggagggattccgcccgacagcgatgatatataaaatatgactactTCCACTTTATAGTGTAGTACtgtacattcctttgtccacactGGCTATGTAGTGAATTTGGTCACCACTTCTGCCACCGACAGCAGAGGGCAATATTCACAAACACGGCTGCCCCctgagatggatgaaaattgaaTAATTCATCTGTTTatttcttattccacaaacgcAATTATGAATCAGAATACCGTGTTTAGActagcagagctgccaacctataaaagttcacttccagaacaattaatccaaatttgtctgaatttccatatttacaaaactttgtcaagaacatttctgTGCGACAGTCACaatcataatcgttaataaattatggcttcaatattggttattttaattacatcaaccttgtaatatTGGACGCAGTaagtaccagtatatgagattttgacaTTCCATCAGCAAAAATATCTGTATGGATAAATTCCCCTTTGCCAATcctgttttcaaccctggtaacaaaaaaaacacaagtctattaaagcagattaatcagatctcaaacatcaaaattaaaactcagtactctattttgcaaacaaacaaataacattgctgatcgAGTGAATTGGATAGTTCAtatatggacaatagttttggtttcgaGTTTGCGCAATGTACTTTTTGCACTTGTATGCCATCAGGGGGCGTAGAGTCTCAAAGATAGAGAGCCAGTTGATTAGCCTCAAggtgttatatttattttcttacatATGGGAGATAACCACGAAAGTCAGGAGTAGTGTCCCCTGAATAGAAAGCTAGACTATCTATCTATActtacaaaaaatataataataatcagtggCGATTTCAAACAGCACAAGATTGCTGTTGCACTTAAATTTACTGGaatcaattacattttattaattatttttaaatcttcatCCTAATTAATTATAATGTACATAGAAATCcaagacattcaaatttgccaaTATTCATTGGGCTTGTTCCCAGtaattttgtatttgcattgtgtaGGCTTTTCATTTTAGTAAATACATTAGAAGAGGTAAGcatgataaataaatacttgtaaCCAAAGAAAACAACCCCAATTTTATTGACATGATCAATCAATTTGTCATAGAATACCTGAAAACGTACTATATAACGTAATATATCGTTCTTGTGATATAAAATGGCCCATATCGTGATAGAATATGTTTTCCATATCGCCCAACCCTAGTTCACTGTCCACATTTTTAACTCGGGGGATCCCCCCCTTTTGACACACAACTTACCATGTCCGGTTCCCACAAAGATTCACACATGCCGTACATCTGCTCCGAGCAGGTCCCGCTCACAACAAAGTCCTCCGTCACCATGGGACATCCGATTAAGTCCAGGGAGCAGATGAATGGCTCAAAGGTCTTTGGATCTAGTCCCGCAATCACAGGATCGATGTAGTAGGGCCCGAacctaaaaagtaaaataaccgTGACGTTCCATTTTATGTGCATGCTGCTTTTTTGAGAGATTAACGTGAACCCAGGAAAATGCACACACCTCCTTTCGTACAGTAGGTTAGACACCATGCTCATAAAAGTCTTGGGTTTTATCTGGCGACCCTCCTTCAGCTCATAAAGGTTCAATCTGAATTTCAGCCTCTGGGATCTGTATGCATTATAAAACGGAAATTATGACAGTGACGACTTCCCTCAaattggtacacacacacacacttacactgTCTGAACATCAGTGGCCAGTCCGGTTAGTCCGATGTACAGCCTCTCGCCCATGGGGAAG containing:
- the psmb3 gene encoding proteasome subunit beta type-3, which gives rise to MSIMSYNGGAVMAMRGKNCVAVASDRRFGIQAQMVTTDFQKIFPMGERLYIGLTGLATDVQTVSQRLKFRLNLYELKEGRQIKPKTFMSMVSNLLYERRFGPYYIDPVIAGLDPKTFEPFICSLDLIGCPMVTEDFVVSGTCSEQMYGMCESLWEPDMEPEDLFETISQAMLNAVDRDAVSGMGVVVHVIEKDKITTRTLKARMD